One segment of Paenibacillus rhizovicinus DNA contains the following:
- the murQ gene encoding N-acetylmuramic acid 6-phosphate etherase, whose product MNEYLAGLTTEQTNRDTVTIDESSTEQILRLLSQEDAKVPTAVAEEIPQITEAVELLHQALKNGGRMFYVGAGTSGRLGVLDASECPPTFGVDPELVQGYIAGGDNALRTAVEGFEDNAEAGAELIERCGVTHRDVVIGISASGGAEFVIAALKKAGEIGAATIGVVNNKRTKLEAFCDICIAPVVGPEAVMGSTRLKAGTAQKLVLNMLTTATMVKLGKVYNNLMVDLKPSNQKLEARSIRIVQIATGINAEGAAAALEKASMNCKLAIMMIETGLSVPEAQAALDLSEGNIKAAIRVRRS is encoded by the coding sequence ATGAACGAGTACCTTGCGGGATTGACGACGGAGCAGACAAACCGGGATACCGTGACGATCGACGAAAGTTCTACGGAGCAGATTCTGCGTTTGCTCAGCCAAGAAGATGCCAAGGTTCCGACTGCGGTCGCGGAGGAGATCCCGCAAATCACGGAAGCGGTTGAACTTCTGCATCAAGCGCTCAAAAACGGAGGACGAATGTTCTACGTCGGCGCGGGAACGTCGGGAAGGCTTGGCGTGCTGGACGCCTCGGAATGCCCTCCGACATTCGGGGTCGATCCCGAATTGGTTCAAGGGTACATCGCGGGCGGGGACAATGCGCTTCGGACTGCCGTCGAAGGATTCGAAGACAATGCGGAGGCGGGGGCGGAACTGATCGAACGTTGCGGCGTGACACATCGCGACGTCGTCATCGGCATCTCGGCCAGCGGCGGCGCGGAGTTCGTCATCGCGGCACTGAAGAAAGCAGGAGAGATTGGCGCGGCGACGATTGGCGTAGTGAATAACAAGCGTACCAAGCTGGAAGCTTTCTGTGACATCTGCATCGCCCCCGTCGTCGGTCCTGAGGCGGTCATGGGGTCTACGCGGCTCAAGGCGGGCACCGCCCAGAAGCTGGTCTTGAATATGTTGACGACCGCTACGATGGTGAAACTCGGCAAGGTTTATAATAACTTGATGGTAGACTTGAAGCCCAGCAACCAGAAGCTGGAGGCTCGGTCGATCCGGATTGTGCAAATTGCCACCGGAATCAATGCTGAGGGTGCTGCTGCGGCTTTAGAGAAGGCCTCCATGAATTGCAAGCTCGCGATTATGATGATCGAAACCGGACTTTCAGTTCCGGAAGCGCAAGCGGCGCTTGATCTGAGCGAGGGCAACATCAAAGCCGCGATCCGGGTGCGACGTTCATAG